In a genomic window of Myxococcales bacterium:
- a CDS encoding prenyltransferase, with product MTTTTLPAPRTLPDAPRAAPASRSIAAGVWRVADPKITLASVAAMIVGATAAAHAGPLAWGWLALTVLGVFAVEAAKNASGEIFDWDSGADAGVADDERSPFSGGKRVLVDGLMTRAQTAVVAGGFYAVAVVAGLAIALWREPAVLWLGMLGVALAFFYHAPPLRLAYRGLGELAVAISYGPVIAAGTYLVQRHAIGAEVLWASVPLGLAVGAFLWINEFPDARADAAAGKRTLVVRLGRPRAARAFAALIAGAYVAVALLPLVGLPWPVLGGLIGLPLAVRAARRLARFPETPAEQIPAQAATLGSFVLMAVGLGAGFVVATLL from the coding sequence ATGACCACCACCACCCTGCCCGCTCCTCGCACGCTGCCCGACGCGCCCCGGGCCGCGCCGGCGTCGCGCTCGATCGCCGCCGGCGTGTGGCGCGTCGCCGATCCCAAGATCACGCTGGCGTCGGTGGCGGCGATGATCGTCGGCGCGACCGCGGCCGCGCACGCCGGGCCCCTGGCCTGGGGCTGGCTCGCGCTGACCGTGCTCGGCGTCTTCGCGGTCGAGGCGGCCAAGAACGCCTCGGGCGAGATCTTCGACTGGGACTCGGGCGCCGACGCCGGCGTCGCCGACGACGAGCGCTCGCCGTTCTCGGGCGGCAAGCGGGTCCTGGTCGACGGGCTCATGACCCGGGCCCAGACCGCGGTCGTCGCCGGCGGGTTCTACGCGGTCGCGGTCGTCGCCGGCCTGGCGATCGCCCTGTGGCGCGAGCCCGCGGTGCTGTGGCTCGGCATGCTCGGCGTCGCGCTGGCGTTCTTCTATCACGCGCCGCCGCTGCGGCTGGCGTACCGCGGCCTCGGCGAGCTGGCGGTCGCCATCAGCTACGGGCCGGTGATCGCCGCGGGCACGTACCTTGTTCAGCGCCACGCGATCGGCGCCGAGGTGCTGTGGGCGTCGGTGCCGCTGGGCCTCGCGGTCGGGGCGTTCCTGTGGATCAACGAGTTCCCCGACGCGCGCGCCGACGCCGCGGCCGGCAAGCGCACGCTGGTGGTGCGGCTCGGGCGGCCGCGGGCCGCGCGCGCGTTCGCCGCGCTGATCGCGGGCGCGTACGTCGCGGTCGCGCTCTTGCCGCTGGTCGGCCTGCCGTGGCCGGTGCTCGGCGGGCTCATCGGGCTGCCGCTGGCGGTGCGCGCGGCGCGCCGGCTCGCGCGCTTTCCCGAGACCCCCGCCGAGCAGATCCCGGCGCAGGCCGCGACGCTCGGCTCGTTCGTGCTCATGGCGGTCGGCCTCGGGGCCGGCTTCGTCGTCGCCACGCTCCTGTGA
- a CDS encoding pyridoxamine 5'-phosphate oxidase family protein yields the protein MSATLTDRVAVYLDGHTTLNLATAGPAGLWAAAVLYVHDGPRLYFTSVAATRHGQNLVATGAAAGTINDDCTSWLAMKGIQLEGTVEPVEDVDERARVAAAYLKRFPFAAALWHGETDPARIAADPGTHGFFALTPTRMYFMDNEHHPEGREELLMAR from the coding sequence ATGTCTGCCACCCTGACCGATCGCGTCGCCGTCTACCTCGACGGCCACACCACGCTCAACCTCGCCACCGCCGGCCCCGCCGGCCTGTGGGCGGCCGCGGTGCTGTACGTCCACGACGGCCCGCGCCTGTACTTCACGTCGGTCGCGGCCACGCGCCACGGCCAGAACCTGGTCGCCACCGGCGCCGCCGCCGGGACGATCAACGACGACTGCACGTCGTGGCTGGCGATGAAGGGCATCCAGCTCGAGGGCACGGTCGAGCCGGTCGAAGACGTCGACGAGCGCGCCCGGGTCGCCGCCGCGTACCTGAAGCGGTTCCCGTTCGCCGCGGCGCTGTGGCACGGCGAGACCGACCCCGCGCGCATCGCCGCCGACCCCGGCACCCACGGCTTCTTCGCCCTGACGCCCACGCGCATGTACTTCATGGACAACGAGCACCACCCCGAGGGCCGCGAGGAGCTGCTGATGGCGCGGTGA
- a CDS encoding amidohydrolase family protein, whose amino-acid sequence MHDLIIRGGTVIDGSGAPGRTADVAISGGLVVAIGADLGAARATLDADGALVTPGFVDVHSHYDGQASWDEEMTPSSIHGATTVAMGSCGVGFAPCRTADRDRLIALMEGVEDIPGTALAEGLTWGWETFPEYMDVLDRRRHTIDLAFHVPHDAVRVFAMGERGLAGEIATDEEMARMATIVREAIGAGAIGFSTGRTDNHRGKDGRPTPGADASARELEVIARGLVGLDRGVLQAVSDFDMFVSPERFDPEFDLLEDMAKVSGRPLSISLLQRVGGTEQWRQILKRIERANAAGTSIRAQVATRGIGVILGLEATFHPFIGFPSYKAVAHLPLAERVAELRKPEVRARILAEKSDKVAGDGSAVPPLVDKLLEAFDMVAMSLFRLEAAPDYEPARASSLFGEAMRAKKTSLEVAYDALLEDDGHQLLYFPIYNYASGTLAEVGEMLRHPHAILGLGDGGAHVGTICDVSFSTFLLTHWVRTKGALTIEHAIHKLSGEPAAWLGLGDRGVLAPGRRADVNVIDLAALTLHRPELLHDLPAGGRRFLQRATGFRTTLVRGEVIASDGVVTAARPGRVARPTAAIG is encoded by the coding sequence ATGCACGATCTGATCATCCGCGGCGGCACCGTGATCGATGGCTCGGGCGCGCCCGGCCGCACCGCCGACGTCGCCATCTCAGGAGGCCTGGTGGTGGCGATCGGCGCCGACCTGGGCGCGGCCCGCGCCACGCTCGACGCCGACGGCGCGCTGGTCACGCCCGGGTTCGTCGACGTCCACTCGCACTACGACGGCCAGGCCAGCTGGGACGAGGAGATGACGCCGTCGTCGATCCACGGCGCCACGACCGTGGCGATGGGCAGCTGCGGCGTCGGCTTCGCGCCGTGCCGCACCGCCGATCGCGATCGGCTGATCGCGCTGATGGAGGGCGTCGAGGACATCCCCGGCACCGCGCTGGCCGAGGGCCTGACCTGGGGCTGGGAGACCTTCCCCGAGTACATGGACGTGCTCGATCGTCGGCGCCACACGATCGACCTGGCGTTCCACGTCCCGCACGACGCGGTGCGGGTGTTCGCGATGGGCGAGCGCGGCCTGGCCGGTGAGATCGCGACCGACGAGGAGATGGCGCGGATGGCGACGATCGTGCGCGAGGCCATCGGCGCCGGCGCGATCGGCTTCTCGACCGGCCGCACCGACAACCACCGCGGCAAGGACGGCCGCCCGACCCCGGGCGCCGACGCCAGCGCCCGCGAGCTCGAGGTCATCGCCCGCGGCCTGGTCGGGCTCGATCGGGGCGTGCTCCAGGCGGTCAGCGACTTCGACATGTTCGTCTCGCCGGAGCGCTTCGATCCCGAGTTCGATCTGCTCGAGGACATGGCCAAGGTGTCGGGCCGGCCGCTGTCGATCTCGCTGCTCCAGCGGGTCGGCGGGACCGAGCAGTGGCGCCAGATCCTCAAGCGCATCGAGCGCGCCAACGCCGCCGGCACGTCGATCCGCGCCCAGGTCGCGACCCGCGGCATCGGCGTGATCCTCGGGCTCGAGGCCACGTTCCACCCGTTCATCGGGTTCCCGTCGTACAAGGCCGTCGCGCACCTGCCGCTGGCCGAGCGCGTCGCCGAGCTGCGCAAGCCCGAGGTGCGGGCCCGCATCCTCGCCGAGAAGTCCGACAAGGTCGCGGGCGACGGCAGCGCGGTGCCGCCGCTGGTCGACAAGCTGCTCGAGGCCTTCGACATGGTGGCGATGAGCCTGTTCCGGCTCGAGGCCGCGCCCGACTACGAGCCGGCCCGGGCGTCGTCGCTGTTCGGCGAGGCCATGCGCGCCAAGAAGACCTCGCTCGAGGTCGCCTACGACGCGCTGCTCGAGGACGACGGCCACCAGCTCCTGTACTTCCCGATCTACAACTACGCCTCGGGCACGTTGGCGGAGGTCGGCGAGATGCTGCGCCACCCGCACGCGATCCTCGGGCTCGGCGACGGCGGCGCCCACGTCGGCACGATCTGCGACGTCAGCTTCTCGACGTTCCTGCTGACCCACTGGGTCCGGACCAAGGGCGCGCTGACGATCGAGCACGCGATCCACAAGCTCAGCGGCGAGCCGGCGGCGTGGCTCGGGCTCGGCGACCGCGGCGTGCTCGCGCCCGGCCGCCGCGCCGACGTCAACGTCATCGACCTCGCGGCGCTGACCCTGCACCGGCCCGAGTTGCTCCACGATCTGCCGGCCGGTGGGCGCCGCTTCCTGCAGCGCGCGACCGGCTTCCGCACGACCTTGGTGCGCGGCGAGGTCATCGCCAGCGACGGCGTCGTGACCGCGGCCCGGCCCGGGCGCGTGGCCCGGCCGACCGCGGCGATCGGCTGA
- a CDS encoding phosphatidylserine/phosphatidylglycerophosphate/cardiolipin synthase family protein, producing the protein MAPTDPPERSLTDRILDVVAELLPTRAGGAPDDGDEDSALSELTSRAERALLGWAAERLRGRAGLERGLDRLAAAGRPLELSAQIDPGTPVGLEVAFFIDGAHVGSGRTSELGAAVCAVTAPAIGLHVIASELRADDGTVLVPAQPIAHLQVVGDGPVVVADARLLDDDVATVAAVVRALATYGVTVCWAELADVAGVAARHAQLADAGLPAAAVLALGARERDFATLGVDFGLVNAQLLVRRLRAAGVPLVAALTTTTTVDAPAAVGLLALTVPDLVARLATGAGLPELWAAAVAFVDARDDVTGPAALTRRLDLMTATRAVAGHAIEIELDNRAARAALFADLERATRSIHLQFYILKPGRFATELVERLRARGRAGVAVRLVVDALYAGHDLLGRTNPVVAELLDQPGIEIVASDPITLGGLDRVALKQRDHRKLAIIDGEVAYVTGRNGADEYYLGFDEVEIDDATPHDAIPWLDAHARVRGPLVAELQRVFVANWRRNGGPTLARADLGAPAPVAGDVLARVITHDGIDDARALASYDALFAGARARIVVVNDFPVIADLAMRLIAAAQRGVQVDVLTGNGLARRGDGTFFAGPRHRELFEYMVKHRYEPLLAAGVRVAEYAAPAWPTITATGGRIRPYVHAKVVVVDGCVASVGTANLDATASHWEREVNLVIESPTIAAALTAQLDELLAQAHTIDPTSAAWRREAPHRAVASRLWPDRLYS; encoded by the coding sequence ATGGCCCCGACCGATCCGCCGGAGCGCTCGCTCACCGACCGCATCCTCGACGTGGTCGCGGAGCTGCTGCCGACCCGCGCCGGCGGCGCGCCCGACGACGGCGACGAGGACAGCGCCCTGTCCGAGCTCACCAGCCGGGCCGAGCGGGCGCTCCTGGGCTGGGCGGCCGAGCGGCTGCGCGGCCGGGCCGGGCTCGAGCGCGGCCTCGACCGGCTCGCGGCGGCGGGCCGGCCGCTCGAGCTGTCGGCCCAGATCGATCCCGGCACGCCGGTGGGGCTCGAGGTCGCGTTCTTCATCGACGGCGCCCACGTCGGCTCGGGCCGCACCAGCGAGCTGGGCGCGGCGGTGTGCGCGGTCACCGCGCCGGCGATCGGCCTGCACGTGATCGCGTCGGAGCTGCGGGCCGACGACGGCACGGTGCTGGTCCCGGCCCAGCCGATCGCGCACCTGCAAGTGGTCGGCGACGGCCCGGTGGTCGTGGCCGACGCCCGGCTGCTCGACGACGACGTCGCGACGGTCGCGGCGGTGGTGCGCGCGCTCGCGACCTACGGCGTGACCGTGTGCTGGGCCGAGCTGGCCGACGTCGCCGGCGTGGCCGCGCGCCATGCCCAGCTGGCCGACGCCGGCCTGCCGGCCGCGGCGGTGCTGGCGCTGGGCGCGCGCGAGCGCGACTTCGCGACCCTCGGCGTCGACTTCGGCCTGGTCAACGCGCAGCTGCTGGTGCGCCGGCTCCGCGCCGCCGGCGTGCCGCTGGTCGCGGCCCTGACCACGACCACGACCGTCGACGCGCCGGCCGCGGTCGGGCTCCTGGCGTTGACCGTGCCCGACCTGGTCGCGCGGCTCGCGACCGGCGCCGGCCTGCCCGAGCTGTGGGCGGCGGCGGTGGCGTTCGTCGACGCCCGCGACGACGTGACCGGCCCGGCGGCGCTGACCCGGCGCCTCGATCTCATGACCGCGACCCGCGCGGTCGCGGGCCACGCGATCGAGATCGAGCTCGACAACCGCGCGGCCCGGGCGGCGCTGTTCGCCGACCTCGAGCGGGCCACGCGCTCGATCCACCTGCAGTTCTACATCCTCAAGCCCGGCCGGTTCGCGACCGAGCTGGTCGAGCGGCTGCGGGCGCGCGGCCGCGCCGGGGTCGCGGTGCGGCTGGTCGTCGACGCGCTCTACGCCGGTCACGACCTGCTCGGCCGCACCAACCCGGTCGTCGCCGAGCTGCTCGATCAGCCCGGGATCGAGATCGTCGCCAGCGATCCGATCACGCTGGGCGGCCTCGATCGCGTCGCGCTCAAGCAGCGCGACCACCGCAAGCTGGCGATCATCGACGGCGAGGTCGCCTACGTCACCGGCCGCAACGGCGCCGACGAGTACTACCTGGGGTTCGACGAGGTCGAGATCGACGACGCCACGCCCCACGACGCGATCCCGTGGCTCGACGCCCACGCCCGGGTGCGCGGCCCGCTGGTCGCCGAGCTGCAGCGCGTGTTCGTCGCCAACTGGCGGCGCAACGGCGGCCCGACGCTGGCCCGCGCCGACCTCGGCGCGCCGGCGCCGGTCGCCGGCGACGTCCTCGCCCGGGTCATCACCCACGACGGCATCGACGACGCCCGCGCGCTGGCCAGCTACGACGCGCTGTTCGCCGGCGCGCGCGCGCGCATCGTCGTCGTCAACGACTTCCCGGTCATCGCCGACCTGGCGATGCGGCTCATCGCCGCGGCCCAGCGCGGCGTCCAGGTCGACGTGCTGACCGGCAACGGCCTGGCCCGGCGCGGCGACGGCACGTTCTTCGCGGGCCCGCGCCACCGCGAGCTGTTCGAGTACATGGTCAAGCACCGCTACGAGCCGCTGCTGGCCGCGGGCGTGCGGGTCGCCGAGTACGCGGCCCCGGCCTGGCCCACGATCACCGCCACCGGCGGCCGGATCCGCCCCTACGTCCACGCCAAGGTGGTCGTCGTCGACGGCTGCGTCGCCAGCGTCGGCACCGCCAACCTCGACGCCACCGCCAGCCACTGGGAGCGCGAGGTCAACCTGGTGATCGAGTCACCGACGATCGCGGCGGCGCTGACGGCGCAGCTCGACGAGCTGCTGGCCCAGGCCCACACGATCGATCCGACCTCGGCGGCGTGGCGGCGCGAGGCCCCGCACCGCGCGGTCGCCAGCCGGCTGTGGCCCGATCGCCTGTACTCGTGA
- a CDS encoding erythromycin esterase family protein — translation MRTARDGRASADVRDQAMAENIGWLLAQAPRGARMVVWAHNGHVETSGTFGMVPMGAHLRRALGADYLALGLVFDRGEFQAIDRTDGATGMDLRAFTVGPAPDTDVAAPFAATGHPLLAVDLRTAPSGVVADWLAAPHRMREVGSMYFGAAAVGPPPALAGRFDALIFVARTTRARSLPR, via the coding sequence ATGCGCACGGCCCGCGACGGGCGCGCGAGCGCGGACGTCCGCGACCAGGCGATGGCGGAGAACATCGGCTGGCTGCTGGCCCAGGCGCCGCGCGGCGCGCGGATGGTCGTCTGGGCCCACAACGGCCACGTCGAGACCTCCGGCACGTTCGGCATGGTGCCGATGGGCGCCCACCTGCGCCGCGCGCTCGGGGCCGACTACCTGGCGCTGGGCCTCGTGTTCGATCGAGGCGAGTTCCAGGCGATCGATCGCACCGACGGCGCCACCGGGATGGACCTCAGGGCGTTCACCGTCGGGCCCGCGCCCGACACCGACGTGGCCGCGCCGTTCGCCGCGACCGGCCACCCGCTGCTCGCCGTCGATCTGCGGACCGCGCCGTCGGGCGTCGTCGCCGACTGGCTGGCCGCGCCGCACCGGATGCGCGAGGTCGGCTCGATGTACTTCGGCGCCGCCGCGGTCGGCCCGCCGCCGGCGCTGGCCGGTCGCTTCGACGCGCTGATCTTCGTCGCGCGCACGACCCGGGCCCGGTCGCTGCCGCGGTGA
- a CDS encoding erythromycin esterase family protein, whose product MRPPGWMMVLAAVGCGGATRAPTPVEAPPAPASPTAVAPARSPVPALGAELNLGFEELDGDLPRGWTPRAAGPGGAADATPRGGADTVAHSGDHSLRVIGTGDGAAMAGASLDATALRGKRVRLHGWVRTDGVGPPGWAGLWLRVDGGAGGLDNMSDRGLVGTSDWREAIASLEVPAGAERLVFGPLLVGAGTAWFDDLALEVVEVVEAAPPHPIEVGGVVVDGHGAVVPGAQVAVIQANQLVALVAGDRAGRFHATVTSGTLSVSALAPGRVGGFIEEARYDGDRRDLRVILPDGGGVEVRGRLVASAPVPAGEPVLVWPVSEHSGDMFALPAAADGTFAAVLPRGDQYGALVLGERVQGTGSAARVGDAVTLEVPVTVLAPAPPEVAAWLGRAGAPLTTVEAGHGFADLAPIGRMVGTARVVGLGEATHGSREFFQLKHRLLEYLVAEHGFTVFAIEANQPECRAINAYVLHGTGDARAALAGIYFWTWDTEEVLAMIEWMRAWNADPAHRRKVQFVGFDMQVPRVAEAAVAAFVRQVAPAEADALLAPLGDPARGRPGSRR is encoded by the coding sequence ATGCGTCCGCCAGGCTGGATGATGGTGCTCGCGGCGGTGGGCTGTGGTGGGGCGACGCGGGCCCCGACACCCGTCGAGGCCCCGCCCGCGCCCGCGTCCCCGACCGCGGTCGCGCCGGCCCGGTCGCCGGTCCCCGCCCTGGGCGCCGAGCTCAACCTCGGCTTCGAGGAGCTCGACGGCGATCTGCCGCGGGGCTGGACGCCTCGCGCCGCAGGGCCCGGCGGCGCGGCTGACGCCACACCGCGCGGCGGCGCCGACACGGTCGCGCACAGCGGCGATCACAGCCTGCGGGTGATCGGGACCGGTGACGGCGCCGCGATGGCGGGGGCGTCGCTCGATGCGACCGCGCTGCGCGGCAAGCGCGTGCGCCTGCACGGCTGGGTTCGCACCGACGGGGTGGGCCCGCCAGGCTGGGCCGGGCTCTGGCTTCGTGTCGACGGCGGGGCCGGTGGTCTGGACAACATGTCTGATCGCGGCCTGGTGGGGACGTCAGACTGGCGCGAGGCGATCGCCTCGCTCGAGGTGCCGGCGGGCGCCGAGCGGCTGGTGTTCGGGCCGCTGCTGGTCGGCGCCGGGACCGCGTGGTTCGACGACCTCGCGCTCGAGGTGGTCGAGGTGGTCGAGGCGGCGCCGCCCCATCCGATCGAGGTCGGCGGCGTCGTGGTCGACGGCCACGGCGCGGTCGTGCCCGGGGCCCAGGTCGCGGTGATCCAGGCCAACCAGCTGGTGGCGCTGGTCGCGGGCGATCGCGCGGGGCGGTTCCACGCCACCGTCACCTCGGGGACGCTGTCGGTGTCGGCGCTGGCGCCGGGGCGGGTCGGCGGGTTCATCGAGGAGGCCCGCTACGACGGCGATCGCCGCGACCTGCGGGTGATCCTGCCCGACGGCGGCGGCGTCGAGGTGCGCGGGCGGCTGGTCGCGTCCGCGCCGGTGCCGGCGGGCGAGCCGGTGCTGGTCTGGCCGGTGTCCGAGCACTCGGGCGACATGTTCGCGCTGCCCGCGGCCGCCGACGGCACCTTCGCCGCGGTGCTGCCGCGGGGCGATCAATACGGCGCGCTGGTCCTGGGCGAGCGCGTCCAGGGGACGGGCTCGGCGGCGCGCGTCGGCGACGCGGTCACGCTCGAGGTGCCGGTGACCGTGCTGGCGCCCGCGCCGCCCGAGGTGGCGGCGTGGCTCGGGCGCGCCGGGGCGCCGCTGACCACGGTCGAGGCCGGTCACGGCTTCGCCGACCTCGCGCCGATCGGGCGCATGGTCGGGACCGCGCGCGTGGTCGGGCTCGGCGAGGCCACGCACGGATCCCGCGAGTTCTTCCAGCTCAAGCACCGCCTGCTCGAGTACCTCGTGGCCGAGCACGGCTTCACCGTGTTCGCGATCGAGGCCAACCAGCCCGAGTGCCGCGCGATCAACGCCTACGTGCTGCACGGCACCGGCGACGCGCGCGCGGCCCTGGCCGGCATCTACTTCTGGACCTGGGACACCGAGGAGGTCCTGGCGATGATCGAGTGGATGCGGGCGTGGAACGCCGATCCGGCCCACCGGCGCAAGGTGCAGTTCGTCGGCTTCGACATGCAGGTGCCGCGGGTCGCCGAGGCCGCGGTCGCGGCGTTCGTGCGTCAGGTCGCGCCCGCCGAGGCCGACGCGCTGCTGGCGCCGCTGGGCGATCCGGCACGCGGGCGGCCGGGCTCGCGGCGCTGA
- a CDS encoding GGDEF domain-containing protein, with the protein MSGEKEKTLFLQMAPPIPKSDTPTGDAVLLVIYPTGAGMGRRFGLTRPEHVVGRLPDLDIPLEGEGLSRKHARVFRDDGGWQVEDLGSTNGVYVNDVKVQRQALRDGDLVRFGVSICKFLAGDNVEAQYHEEIYRMTIIDGLTGVHNKRHFLEFLERELAAAVRHATPLSLVMIDIDHFKKINDTHGHLAGDAALKELCRRLKPRVRASDLLARYGGEEFAAVLPSTDLAGAMAFAEVLRALVASAPLMHESLEIPATVSLGAATLDHANPGRPEDLVARADANLYEAKRSGRNRVVG; encoded by the coding sequence ATGTCCGGTGAGAAAGAGAAGACGCTGTTCCTGCAGATGGCGCCTCCGATCCCCAAGTCGGACACGCCGACCGGGGACGCGGTGCTGCTCGTCATCTACCCGACCGGCGCCGGCATGGGCCGCCGGTTCGGCCTGACCAGGCCCGAGCACGTGGTCGGGCGCCTGCCGGACCTCGACATACCGCTGGAGGGTGAGGGCCTGTCGCGCAAGCACGCGCGGGTCTTCCGCGACGACGGCGGCTGGCAGGTCGAGGATCTGGGGTCGACCAACGGGGTCTACGTCAACGACGTCAAGGTGCAGCGGCAGGCGCTGCGCGACGGCGACCTGGTCCGCTTCGGCGTGTCGATCTGCAAGTTCCTGGCGGGCGACAACGTCGAGGCGCAGTACCACGAAGAGATCTACCGGATGACGATCATCGACGGGCTCACCGGGGTCCACAACAAGCGCCACTTCCTCGAGTTCCTCGAGCGCGAGCTGGCCGCGGCCGTGCGCCACGCCACGCCGCTGTCGCTGGTGATGATCGACATCGACCACTTCAAGAAGATCAACGACACCCACGGCCACCTCGCCGGCGACGCCGCGCTCAAGGAGCTGTGCCGCCGGCTCAAGCCGCGGGTGCGCGCGAGCGATCTGCTGGCGCGCTACGGCGGCGAGGAGTTCGCCGCGGTGCTGCCGTCGACCGACCTCGCCGGCGCCATGGCGTTCGCCGAGGTGCTGCGCGCGCTGGTGGCGAGCGCGCCGCTCATGCACGAGAGCCTGGAGATCCCCGCGACCGTCAGCCTCGGCGCGGCCACGCTCGATCACGCCAACCCAGGCCGGCCCGAGGATCTGGTGGCGCGCGCCGACGCCAACCTGTACGAGGCCAAGCGCTCGGGGCGCAACCGCGTCGTCGGCTGA
- a CDS encoding VOC family protein: MAHDFLQRGGAGPQGSDGDGARLERKTCRTGRGGSREPSSGLPERRGRDAHDPDRLARTGGVGNDDPRGRVALPARGICDGTLAAGAAVTKPDSLGIIRLEGLHYYVHDLERSRRFYVDRLDFAETWRSTPDLDAQGRQRSIGFTAGDVAVVVSAPIAGAAGPPSRAARFLAKHPDGVGTLSFEVEDLERTFALLEGRGGTPISDIETFTSDAGTLRQFSITTPFGDTTFRFRQRRGYQALYPGAEAVAAGPHNRYGFGHVDHVTSNFQTMKPALLWMEHVLGLEQLWQVEFHTSDVDPHRQTGSGLKSIVMWDPASQVKFANNEPARPYFKASQINIFNEELRGDGVQHAALTIADIVSGVRGLRASGVTFMPTPGSYYDMLPARLDKTGIGQIDEDHAILRDLGILVDGDHHHAYMLQIFLKESAGLYGDPAAGPFFYEIIQRKGDRGFGAGNFRALFESIEREQQKAP; encoded by the coding sequence ATGGCTCATGACTTCCTCCAGCGCGGCGGCGCCGGCCCACAGGGCAGCGACGGCGACGGCGCGCGGCTCGAACGAAAGACGTGCAGAACTGGACGAGGCGGTTCGAGGGAACCGTCGTCAGGTCTTCCGGAGCGGCGAGGACGCGATGCGCACGACCCCGATCGTCTAGCACGCACCGGCGGCGTCGGCAACGACGACCCGCGCGGTCGCGTGGCCCTGCCGGCCCGTGGTATCTGCGACGGCACACTCGCCGCAGGAGCCGCCGTGACCAAGCCCGACTCGCTCGGAATCATCCGCCTCGAGGGCCTCCACTACTACGTCCACGACCTCGAGCGCAGCCGCCGGTTCTACGTCGACCGGCTCGACTTCGCCGAGACCTGGCGCTCGACGCCGGACCTCGACGCCCAGGGCCGCCAGCGCTCGATCGGGTTCACCGCTGGCGACGTCGCCGTGGTCGTCAGCGCGCCGATCGCCGGCGCGGCCGGCCCGCCGTCGCGCGCGGCCCGGTTCCTGGCCAAGCACCCCGACGGCGTCGGCACGCTGTCGTTCGAGGTCGAGGACCTCGAGCGCACGTTCGCGCTGCTCGAGGGCCGCGGCGGCACGCCGATCTCCGACATCGAGACCTTCACCAGCGACGCCGGCACCCTGCGCCAGTTCTCGATCACGACGCCGTTCGGCGACACCACGTTCCGGTTCCGGCAGCGGCGCGGCTACCAGGCGCTGTACCCGGGCGCGGAGGCGGTCGCGGCCGGGCCCCACAACCGGTACGGCTTCGGCCACGTCGATCACGTGACGTCGAACTTCCAGACCATGAAGCCGGCGCTCCTGTGGATGGAGCACGTGCTCGGGCTCGAGCAGCTCTGGCAGGTCGAGTTCCACACCAGCGACGTCGACCCGCACCGCCAGACCGGCTCGGGCCTCAAGTCGATCGTCATGTGGGACCCGGCCAGCCAGGTCAAGTTCGCCAACAACGAGCCGGCCCGGCCGTACTTCAAGGCCTCGCAGATCAACATCTTCAACGAGGAGCTGCGCGGCGACGGCGTCCAGCACGCCGCCCTCACGATCGCCGACATCGTGTCCGGTGTGCGCGGCCTGCGCGCCAGCGGCGTGACCTTCATGCCGACCCCGGGCAGCTACTACGACATGCTGCCGGCGCGCCTCGACAAGACCGGCATCGGCCAGATCGACGAGGACCACGCGATCTTGCGCGACCTCGGGATCCTGGTCGATGGCGACCACCACCACGCCTACATGCTCCAGATCTTCTTGAAGGAGTCGGCCGGGCTCTACGGCGACCCCGCGGCCGGGCCGTTCTTCTACGAGATCATCCAGCGCAAGGGCGATCGCGGCTTCGGCGCTGGCAACTTCCGGGCGCTGTTCGAGAGCATCGAGCGCGAGCAGCAGAAGGCGCCCTGA
- a CDS encoding PCRF domain-containing protein: protein MFRASGLDAPLFAGEAGGHRWQRIPPNEKRGRVHSSTITVAVLPEPATAELVIPPGDLEWSTCRATGSGGQHLQKTDSAVQLRHVPTGLIVKSQSQRSQHQNRAVALATLRGRLSAAAAADRARDRGDARRRQVGSGMRGDKRRTVRAQDGTVVDHLTGRTWRLRDYERGEW, encoded by the coding sequence GTGTTCCGCGCCAGCGGCCTCGACGCGCCGCTGTTCGCGGGCGAGGCCGGCGGTCACCGCTGGCAGCGCATCCCGCCCAACGAGAAGCGCGGGCGCGTCCACTCGAGCACGATCACCGTCGCGGTCCTGCCGGAGCCGGCCACGGCCGAGCTGGTGATCCCGCCCGGCGACCTCGAGTGGTCGACGTGCCGGGCCACCGGCTCGGGCGGTCAGCACCTGCAGAAGACCGACAGCGCGGTCCAGCTCCGGCACGTGCCGACCGGCCTGATCGTCAAGAGCCAGAGCCAGCGCTCGCAGCACCAGAACCGGGCGGTGGCCCTGGCGACCCTGCGCGGCCGGCTGTCCGCGGCGGCCGCGGCGGACCGGGCGCGCGACCGCGGCGACGCGCGCCGGCGCCAGGTCGGCAGCGGCATGCGCGGCGACAAGCGCCGGACCGTGCGGGCCCAGGACGGCACCGTCGTCGATCACCTGACCGGGCGGACCTGGCGCCTGCGCGACTACGAGCGCGGCGAGTGGTAG